One segment of Salvelinus alpinus chromosome 1, SLU_Salpinus.1, whole genome shotgun sequence DNA contains the following:
- the LOC139583853 gene encoding gamma-aminobutyric acid receptor subunit alpha-1-like, which translates to MGGRTGTVILCVWACLLMANVLCGKSSGQNGQTDEQKDNTTVFTRILDRLLDGYDNRLRPGLGERVTEVKTDIFVTSIGPVSDHDMEYTIDVFFRQSWKDERLKFKGPMSVLRLNNLMASKIWTPDTFFHNGKKSVAHNMTMPNKLLRITEEGTLLYTMRLTVRAECPMHLEDFPMDAHACPLKFGSYAYTRAEVVYVWTRGAAQSVVVAEDGSRLNQYDLMGQSVDSGVVQSSTGEYVVMTTHFHLKRKIGYFVIQTYLPCIMTVILSQVSFWLNRESVPARTVFGVTTVLTMTTLSISARNSLPKVAYATAMDWFIAVCYAFVFSALIEFATVNYFTKRGYAWDGKSVVPEKQKKKKESLLKKNNATAYTAATATAFAPNIARDPGLATIAKSAPPPPTEPKEEPKPKPPEAKKTFNSVSKIDRIARIAFPLLFGTFNLVYWATYLNKKPKLQGMTPGSH; encoded by the exons CTCTGGACAGAATGGCCAGACGGATGAGCAGAAAGACAACACTACAGTGTTCACCCGGATCCTAGACCGTCTCCTGGATGGCTATGACAATCGTCTCAGACCAGGGTTGGgag AGCGTGTAACTGAAGTCAAGACTGACATTTTCGTGACGAGTATTGGGCCCGTCTCGGACCATGACATG GAATACACCATTGACGTGTTCTTTCGTCAAAGCTGGAAGGACGAGCGGCTAAAATTTAAAGGTCCAATGTCTGTTCTCCGTTTGAACAACCTAATGGCCAGTAAAATCTGGACCCCTGACACATTCTTTCACAATGGCAAGAAGTCTGTGGCCCACAACATGACTATGCCCAACAAACTCCTACGAATCACCGAGGAGGGAACTCTGCTCTACACTATGAG aCTGACAGTAAGGGCGGAGTGTCCCATGCACCTGGAGGACTTCCCCATGGACGCCCATGCTTGTCCACTGAAGTTTGGCAGCT ATGCTTACACCAGAGCTGAGGTTGTGTACGTGTGGACGAGAGGGGCAGCCCAGTCTGTCGTGGTGGCTGAAGATGGCTCTCGGCTCAACCAGTATGATTTGATGGGGCAAAGTGTGGACTCTGGGGTTGTCCAGTCCAGCACAG GAGAGTATGTTGTCATGACGACACACTTCCATCTGAAGAGGAAGATTGGTTATTTTGTCATCCAGACGTACCTGCCCTGCATCATGACAGTAATCCTATCCCAGGTGTCCTTCTGGCTCAACAGAGAGTCCGTCCCAGCCAGGACTGTGTTCG gAGTGACAACTGTGCTGACCATGACTACCCTCAGTATCAGCGCTAGGAACTCTCTCCCAAAAGTGGCCTACGCCACAGCCATGGACTGGTTCATTGCAGTCTGCTATGCTTTTGTCTTCTCTGCCCTCATTGAGTTTGCTACAGTGAACTATTTCACAAAGAGGGGCTATGCCTGGGATGGAAAAAGTGTGGTGCCAGAGAAG CAAAAGAAGAAGAAGGAGTCCCTCCTGAAGAAGAACAACGCCACCGCCTACACCGCCGCCACCGCTACAGCCTTCGCTCCAAACATTGCCAGGGACCCTGGTTTGGCCACCATTGCCAAAAgcgccccccctccccccaccgaGCCCAAGGAGGAGCCCAAGCCCAAGCCGCCAGAGGCCAAGAAGACTTTCAACAGCGTCAGCAAGATCGACAGGATCGCCAGAATAGCCTTCCCGTTACTCTTCGGAACCTTTAACCTGGTCTACTGGGCAACTTACTTGAATAAAAAGCCCAAGTTACAGGGGATGACCCCGGGATCCCACTAA